One genomic region from Mycobacteriales bacterium encodes:
- a CDS encoding glycosyltransferase family 4 protein: protein MRRLLWASLADQRPGREQRWLSLLPDTRLTALAGAEPLPPADWIPATYRRPVRRFVEAGALAWVRELDGLTPEYDWVGSLELCSLVTGQASAYARRHRLRQVVVTWENDPRQPLYSLPPYRTALRRSLDNADLFLCLVESAADHLRVLGVDDDRLRVVRPGIDTSFFRPAPALVAEPVIAFVSPVAANKGIDRVLDAFALVRAKIPDARLRVLGDGPLVSMVRGQGVEHMGRGDAARVASVLQEAAVFVTAPRSTWKWSEQFGLAYLEAMACGLPVVTTVCGTNHEIVVPPNERVVDEAEALADALIGFLSDPTRRAAVGASNRRYVEEHHELGAQCARMGAALASVER, encoded by the coding sequence GTGAGACGGCTGCTCTGGGCGTCGCTGGCCGACCAGCGCCCCGGTCGCGAACAGCGCTGGCTGTCCCTGTTGCCGGACACCCGGCTGACCGCGCTCGCCGGCGCCGAGCCGCTGCCGCCGGCCGACTGGATCCCGGCCACGTACCGCCGGCCCGTGCGGCGGTTCGTCGAGGCCGGTGCGCTGGCCTGGGTGCGGGAGCTCGACGGCCTGACCCCCGAGTACGACTGGGTCGGCTCGCTGGAGCTCTGCTCGCTCGTCACCGGGCAGGCCTCCGCGTACGCCCGGCGGCACCGGCTGCGGCAGGTCGTGGTGACGTGGGAGAACGACCCGCGCCAGCCGCTGTACTCACTTCCGCCGTACCGCACGGCGTTGCGGCGGTCCCTCGACAACGCCGACCTCTTTCTCTGCCTGGTCGAGTCCGCGGCCGACCATCTGCGCGTGCTCGGCGTGGACGACGACCGCCTGCGGGTGGTCCGGCCCGGCATCGACACCTCCTTCTTCCGACCGGCGCCGGCCCTTGTGGCCGAACCGGTGATCGCCTTCGTGTCGCCGGTCGCCGCCAACAAGGGCATCGACCGCGTGCTCGACGCGTTCGCGCTCGTCCGGGCGAAGATCCCGGACGCGCGACTGCGAGTCTTGGGGGACGGGCCGCTGGTTTCCATGGTGCGAGGACAAGGTGTTGAGCACATGGGCCGCGGGGACGCCGCCCGGGTAGCTTCGGTCCTGCAAGAAGCCGCGGTGTTCGTGACGGCGCCGCGGTCGACGTGGAAGTGGTCGGAGCAGTTCGGGCTCGCCTACCTGGAGGCGATGGCCTGCGGGCTGCCGGTGGTCACGACGGTCTGCGGCACCAACCACGAGATCGTGGTGCCGCCGAACGAGCGAGTGGTGGACGAGGCGGAGGCGCTGGCCGACGCGCTGATCGGGTTCCTCTCCGATCCGACGCGGCGGGCGGCGGTGGGAGCGAGCAACCGGAGGTACGTGGAGGAGCATCACGAGCTGGGCGCGCAGTGCGCCCGCATGGGTGCGGCGCTGGCGTCGGTCGAGCGATGA
- a CDS encoding glycosyltransferase family A protein, whose translation MVPTRDSMRTLAACLESIRAQDVPVELVVVDNDSTDGTYELAGRLADMAVRGGPERSAQRNIGVRLTATDWVLWIDSDMVLPPETVSAALATARFEQADAVAIPEVSVGPGFWTACRALERACYVDDPSLHNPRLLRRELLLGDAEFDPAMAGPEDTDLRLRLRRSGTRTALCPDVFIVHDEGRLTLRSVLTKRVYYGRSLPAFAAKNPGALAGQGAGTLQALIRHRRMLARHPVRTGGMLLMRALEAAAYVVGYQLGRRR comes from the coding sequence GTGGTGCCGACCCGTGACTCGATGCGGACGCTGGCCGCCTGCCTCGAGTCCATCCGTGCCCAGGACGTCCCGGTCGAGCTGGTCGTGGTCGATAACGACAGCACTGACGGCACGTACGAGCTGGCCGGGCGACTGGCCGACATGGCCGTGCGTGGCGGTCCGGAACGCAGCGCCCAGCGCAACATCGGTGTCCGGCTCACGGCGACCGACTGGGTGCTGTGGATCGACTCCGACATGGTCCTGCCGCCGGAGACCGTGTCCGCCGCGCTGGCGACCGCCCGGTTCGAGCAGGCCGATGCCGTCGCGATTCCGGAGGTGAGCGTCGGTCCCGGATTCTGGACGGCCTGTCGCGCGCTCGAACGGGCCTGCTACGTCGACGATCCGTCGCTGCACAACCCGCGCCTGCTGCGCCGGGAGTTGCTGCTGGGGGACGCGGAGTTCGACCCGGCGATGGCGGGACCCGAAGACACCGACCTGCGGCTGCGGCTGCGGAGGTCCGGCACCCGCACCGCGCTGTGCCCGGACGTCTTCATCGTGCATGACGAAGGCCGCCTGACGTTGCGCTCGGTCCTGACCAAGCGCGTCTACTACGGCCGCAGCCTGCCGGCGTTCGCGGCGAAGAACCCGGGCGCATTGGCCGGCCAGGGAGCCGGCACGCTGCAGGCGCTGATCCGCCATCGCCGCATGCTCGCCCGGCATCCTGTCCGGACAGGTGGAATGCTGCTGATGCGGGCGCTCGAGGCGGCTGCCTACGTCGTCGGCTACCAGCTCGGCCGCCGCCGGTGA
- a CDS encoding alpha-(1->3)-arabinofuranosyltransferase family protein: protein MSAVDMADRAAAAGGDEPGARPRRRVGWPVYVAAGLWLLLIAVTFGSSAGSFAADAKPELYFAPWRTAAAYLSAWQENPQLGFPSFNVGLVPVAVAIGLIQSVGISPALSVRVLRFLLVVVGAWGAARLYRALRPVADTVEPDAEAAGPLVAGTTFVANPYVVVAGGTQAILLPWAVLPWQLVFLVRALRSPIPGRGWRARAARWRWPAAFALAFAAASGMNAGVVPLLQLVAVPVVALVVRRADGLSWRPVLAVLGRCAVLVAALSAYWVVPSVLALHAGAVVVQNSETLEGISGPSSAAEVLRGLGLWPLYGSGPDGAWVPQWTGYLNDPVVVLLSFALPALGAAAALLARGTVRRLGLLLVVVAVPVMVGVHPPAAPTAFGRALRWTFDTVPGAGAFRTTNKIGSLLVLGTALLLAAGTAAALRRWRDPERRTLVVLALTVVLAGATVPAWTGGLYTSTVDLPDYWKSAAADLDRGPSDQRVWFVPGEVLSQYRWSQSRPDDLAPSVLSRPALLRTVIPVTTPEAANLLAATDVQLQEGSLPPGALSATARYLGVRDLLVRNDTVWEDVGGARPEVLQGQVNADRGLVPRGNYGAPGENTVSPTYPSLSFAEASLPPLQHYAVAGPQPVVRTEAAAGTVLVDGDGFAVAPLAGAGLLNGTRPFRYLGDLSSGDLAAMLDRGEVGRVVLTDTNRRRSTAAGRLGGSQGPLLPADTDPGGTRTLFDPDRQTVLEVAGGSVTATDVGSVFGPVASGAPENAVDGDPDTGWLFGDFGRAVGQSLSVHFDQSRLVPKVTVRVRTADAQRIAKVRIEVGGVSADRAVDASGAAELTLPRRTIADSVKITVLGVTGTGFNLVGVQEVQIPGVQLTRVARTPRTMDGLVAGLDPAGRAALDRTPIDMVLTRVRGTTPAADDEETGLSRDIAAPVARDYRLSGTIRVGPQLSERDLDVLAGAYGPVRATSSSRAFGLPTVRASQAVDGRTDTAWAPAGPVVGQSLTISAPARRVNSVSLTLTGPGRPESLDRITRVGISLDGGPQIVADLGPRTTRIPVPAQVASRVRVTVLATLTGNPAGAVRIAEVGFGGASMPFSGGRSARACVPVATLDGTPVLMRPPHPILSADPVRWVGCGRLPVSAGQHRLLPVPGWTADELVLRDPLGAAAPAPAGPAVQVSEGRGPRFTAHVSGATQPYFLVTGQALDPHWRATLDGHDLGPPIALDGYSAGWRVDAPGDHAISVRYTGQTATDAAVVGSGVVALGSALLVALRPVGPPGSGGGGVPVPGREAETAEARGRSRWRPGSWGRPRSARWARWRSLALWAGAVLLAWAVGGIWLAVPALLLAFWQLVRPARPQSLIAAAVVVLLAVPVVWLVLRPDTGGRITATIVLGDPWPGRLAALGLLLLLVGVLRADRADRGGRNR from the coding sequence GTGAGCGCGGTGGACATGGCCGACCGGGCCGCCGCGGCGGGCGGCGACGAGCCAGGGGCCCGTCCGCGTCGTCGCGTCGGCTGGCCGGTGTACGTCGCGGCCGGGTTGTGGCTGCTGCTGATCGCCGTGACCTTCGGCAGCAGCGCCGGGTCGTTCGCCGCGGACGCCAAGCCGGAGCTCTACTTCGCGCCCTGGCGCACCGCTGCGGCGTACCTGTCGGCCTGGCAGGAGAATCCGCAGCTCGGCTTCCCCAGCTTCAACGTGGGCCTGGTCCCGGTCGCCGTCGCGATCGGACTGATCCAGTCGGTCGGGATCTCGCCCGCCCTGTCCGTACGGGTGCTGCGGTTCCTGCTCGTCGTGGTCGGGGCCTGGGGCGCGGCCCGGCTCTACCGGGCGTTGCGGCCGGTCGCGGACACCGTCGAGCCCGACGCGGAGGCGGCCGGCCCGCTGGTCGCCGGGACGACGTTCGTGGCCAACCCCTACGTGGTGGTGGCCGGCGGCACCCAGGCCATCCTGCTGCCCTGGGCCGTGTTGCCCTGGCAGCTGGTGTTCCTCGTCCGCGCGCTGCGGTCGCCGATACCGGGGCGGGGCTGGCGGGCCCGGGCAGCGCGCTGGCGCTGGCCGGCCGCGTTCGCGCTGGCGTTCGCCGCCGCGAGCGGGATGAACGCCGGCGTCGTGCCGCTGTTGCAGTTGGTCGCGGTGCCGGTGGTCGCGCTGGTGGTCCGGCGCGCGGACGGGCTGTCCTGGCGACCGGTGCTCGCGGTGCTGGGCCGGTGCGCGGTGCTCGTGGCGGCGCTGTCGGCGTACTGGGTCGTCCCGTCGGTGCTGGCGCTGCACGCCGGGGCCGTGGTCGTGCAGAACTCCGAGACGCTGGAGGGGATCTCCGGCCCGTCGTCCGCGGCCGAGGTGCTGCGGGGGCTCGGCCTCTGGCCGCTCTACGGCTCCGGCCCGGACGGCGCCTGGGTGCCGCAGTGGACCGGCTATCTCAACGACCCGGTCGTGGTGCTGCTCAGCTTCGCCCTGCCGGCGCTGGGAGCGGCCGCGGCTCTGCTGGCTCGCGGCACCGTACGCAGGCTCGGCCTGCTGCTCGTCGTGGTCGCGGTGCCGGTCATGGTCGGGGTGCACCCGCCGGCCGCGCCGACCGCGTTCGGCCGCGCGCTGCGCTGGACCTTCGACACCGTTCCGGGCGCTGGCGCATTCCGTACCACCAACAAGATCGGTTCTCTGCTGGTGCTGGGCACGGCGCTGCTGCTCGCCGCCGGCACGGCGGCGGCGCTGCGTCGATGGCGCGACCCGGAGCGGCGCACCCTCGTGGTCCTGGCCCTGACCGTGGTGCTGGCCGGTGCGACGGTGCCGGCCTGGACGGGCGGTCTCTACACCAGCACGGTCGATCTGCCGGACTACTGGAAGTCGGCCGCGGCCGACCTCGACCGCGGGCCCTCCGACCAGCGGGTCTGGTTCGTCCCCGGGGAGGTGCTCTCCCAGTACCGCTGGTCGCAGTCGCGGCCGGACGACCTGGCCCCGTCGGTGCTGTCCCGTCCTGCCCTGCTGCGCACGGTCATCCCCGTCACCACCCCAGAGGCCGCGAACCTGCTCGCGGCCACCGACGTGCAGTTGCAGGAGGGCTCGCTGCCGCCGGGGGCGTTGTCGGCCACCGCCCGCTACCTCGGGGTCCGCGACCTGCTCGTACGCAACGACACGGTCTGGGAGGACGTCGGCGGCGCCCGCCCGGAGGTCCTGCAGGGCCAGGTCAATGCCGACCGAGGGCTGGTGCCGCGCGGGAACTACGGAGCGCCGGGCGAGAACACGGTGTCCCCGACCTACCCCTCGTTGTCCTTCGCCGAGGCCTCGCTGCCGCCGCTGCAGCACTACGCGGTCGCCGGGCCCCAACCGGTGGTGCGTACCGAAGCCGCCGCGGGGACCGTGCTCGTCGACGGCGACGGGTTCGCCGTCGCCCCGCTGGCGGGAGCCGGGCTGCTGAACGGGACCCGCCCGTTCCGCTACTTGGGCGATCTGAGCAGTGGCGACCTGGCCGCGATGCTGGATCGCGGCGAGGTCGGACGGGTGGTGCTGACCGACACCAACCGGCGGCGCAGCACCGCGGCCGGCCGGCTCGGCGGCAGCCAGGGTCCGCTGCTGCCGGCCGACACGGACCCGGGCGGCACCCGTACGTTGTTCGACCCGGACCGGCAGACCGTCTTGGAGGTCGCCGGCGGCTCGGTCACCGCGACCGACGTCGGCTCGGTGTTCGGTCCGGTCGCCTCCGGCGCGCCGGAGAACGCGGTGGACGGCGACCCGGACACCGGCTGGCTGTTCGGCGACTTCGGCCGGGCCGTCGGCCAGTCCCTCTCGGTCCACTTCGACCAGAGCCGGCTGGTGCCGAAGGTGACCGTCCGGGTTCGGACGGCCGACGCCCAGCGGATAGCGAAGGTCCGCATCGAGGTCGGCGGGGTCAGTGCGGATCGTGCAGTCGATGCATCCGGCGCGGCCGAGCTGACGTTGCCTCGGCGCACGATCGCGGACTCGGTCAAGATCACCGTGCTCGGGGTGACCGGGACCGGCTTCAACCTGGTCGGCGTGCAAGAGGTGCAGATCCCCGGCGTCCAGCTCACGCGGGTGGCCCGGACGCCGCGAACGATGGACGGCCTTGTCGCGGGCCTGGACCCGGCCGGACGGGCGGCGCTGGACCGGACGCCGATCGACATGGTCCTGACCCGGGTCCGCGGGACCACGCCGGCCGCCGACGACGAGGAGACCGGGCTGAGCCGGGACATCGCCGCCCCGGTGGCGCGGGACTACCGGCTCTCCGGAACCATCCGGGTCGGCCCGCAGCTGTCCGAGCGGGACCTGGACGTGCTCGCCGGTGCCTACGGCCCGGTGCGGGCGACTTCGAGCTCGCGCGCCTTCGGGTTGCCCACCGTCCGGGCCTCGCAGGCGGTCGACGGTCGCACCGACACGGCCTGGGCGCCGGCCGGTCCGGTCGTCGGCCAGTCGCTGACGATCAGCGCGCCGGCCCGCCGGGTCAATTCGGTCAGCCTGACGCTGACCGGGCCGGGGCGTCCCGAGTCGCTCGACCGGATCACCCGGGTCGGGATCAGCCTGGACGGTGGTCCTCAGATCGTGGCCGACCTGGGTCCGCGGACGACGCGGATCCCGGTGCCGGCCCAGGTCGCCTCCCGGGTGCGGGTCACCGTGCTGGCCACGCTGACCGGCAACCCGGCCGGTGCCGTGCGCATCGCGGAGGTCGGCTTCGGTGGAGCGAGCATGCCGTTCTCCGGCGGCCGGTCGGCACGGGCCTGCGTTCCGGTCGCCACCCTCGACGGCACGCCGGTGCTGATGCGGCCGCCGCACCCGATCCTGTCCGCCGACCCGGTGCGATGGGTCGGCTGCGGCCGGTTGCCGGTCAGCGCGGGTCAGCACCGGCTCCTGCCGGTGCCGGGCTGGACCGCGGACGAGCTGGTGCTGCGCGATCCGCTCGGCGCGGCCGCGCCGGCCCCCGCCGGCCCTGCGGTCCAGGTCTCCGAGGGCCGGGGACCGCGGTTCACCGCGCACGTCAGCGGTGCGACCCAGCCGTACTTCCTCGTCACCGGGCAGGCCCTGGACCCGCACTGGCGGGCCACCCTGGACGGTCATGATCTGGGACCGCCGATCGCGCTGGACGGATATTCCGCCGGCTGGCGGGTGGACGCCCCGGGCGACCACGCGATCTCGGTGCGGTACACCGGGCAGACCGCGACCGACGCCGCGGTCGTCGGGTCGGGGGTGGTGGCGCTGGGCAGCGCACTACTCGTCGCGTTGCGCCCGGTCGGTCCTCCGGGCTCCGGTGGCGGCGGGGTGCCCGTGCCCGGCCGCGAGGCGGAGACCGCGGAGGCGCGCGGCCGGTCGCGGTGGAGGCCGGGCTCCTGGGGCCGGCCCCGCAGCGCCCGATGGGCCCGGTGGCGATCACTCGCACTATGGGCCGGAGCAGTGCTGCTGGCATGGGCCGTGGGCGGGATCTGGCTGGCAGTCCCGGCGCTGCTGCTGGCGTTCTGGCAGCTGGTCCGGCCGGCCCGGCCGCAGTCGCTGATCGCCGCCGCGGTCGTGGTCCTGCTCGCGGTGCCAGTGGTCTGGCTCGTCCTCCGGCCCGACACCGGCGGCCGGATCACGGCCACGATCGTGCTCGGCGACCCCTGGCCCGGACGGCTGGCGGCGCTCGGTCTGCTTCTTCTCCTCGTCGGCGTGCTCCGGGCCGATCGCGCGGACCGGGGCGGGCGGAACCGGTGA
- a CDS encoding class I SAM-dependent methyltransferase: protein MDTAAFAARLPACFAAADLYADTPLDRRFAKVVETVDGMSTEHTLTLLNLAASMLPAGESYLEVGSYRGRSAVGAALGHPDGTFTAIENFREFGLDPAESERLLRAALRDWDVAEQVRLLPGDAFRLLRGAVPGPAGVYFYDGAHSRLAQHLGLGLAEPVLADEALVVVDDASWPQVERSTARYVARHPGYRLLFDLRAEQAEDPRWCNGVKVYAWHRPAGARGPRLDLAWRRLAHLSLHEPALAAAWRVLPRYPRLSAALKRVYLHGGSDVPPPAERC from the coding sequence GTGGACACCGCCGCGTTCGCCGCCCGGTTGCCGGCCTGCTTCGCGGCCGCCGATCTGTACGCGGACACGCCGCTCGATCGCCGCTTCGCCAAGGTCGTCGAGACCGTCGACGGGATGTCGACCGAGCACACGCTGACGCTGCTCAACCTGGCCGCGTCGATGCTGCCGGCCGGCGAGAGCTACCTGGAAGTGGGCTCGTACCGGGGTCGTTCGGCGGTCGGTGCCGCGCTCGGCCACCCGGATGGGACGTTCACCGCGATCGAGAACTTCCGGGAGTTCGGGCTGGACCCGGCCGAGAGCGAGCGGTTGCTCCGGGCCGCACTGCGGGACTGGGACGTCGCCGAGCAGGTCCGGCTGCTGCCTGGCGATGCCTTCCGGCTGCTTCGCGGCGCGGTGCCCGGCCCGGCCGGCGTCTACTTCTACGACGGCGCGCACTCCCGGCTGGCCCAGCACCTCGGCCTCGGCCTGGCCGAGCCGGTGCTGGCCGACGAGGCCCTGGTCGTCGTCGACGACGCCTCCTGGCCTCAGGTCGAACGGTCCACGGCTCGCTACGTCGCCCGGCATCCCGGCTATCGCCTGCTGTTCGACCTGCGGGCCGAGCAGGCCGAGGACCCCCGCTGGTGCAACGGAGTCAAGGTGTACGCGTGGCATCGCCCCGCCGGCGCCCGAGGGCCACGCCTCGACCTGGCCTGGCGCCGGCTGGCGCACCTCTCCCTGCACGAACCGGCGCTCGCCGCGGCCTGGCGGGTGCTGCCCCGCTACCCACGACTGTCCGCCGCGCTCAAACGCGTCTACCTGCACGGCGGGAGCGACGTCCCGCCCCCGGCCGAGAGGTGCTGA
- a CDS encoding class I SAM-dependent methyltransferase, with product MDTSAFAAALDGLFDGPLADGVPADPRFTAITAEVAGHSTAAELAALNLAARLLPPGEAYLEVGTLKGRSMAGALLDAPDRTYVAVESFREFGMLAEASRVELLANLARHGAGHRLVLRDGDCFAVLARPGAVPEPVGVYFYDGAHTGLAHYLALGVVEPLLADEALVLVDDSSYPMVEAATRRYLDRHPGWTVLRDIRAAGDHDPRWANGLLVLAWRRPAGAPRRVSVDVRWRRLVQVYARGPATSLVWRALNRWPGLVPAATRLVPKRSRTVAQPDPVRPGGTD from the coding sequence GTGGACACCTCGGCGTTCGCGGCCGCCCTCGACGGGCTGTTCGACGGCCCGCTGGCCGACGGCGTCCCGGCCGACCCGCGCTTCACCGCGATCACGGCCGAGGTCGCCGGGCACTCCACGGCGGCGGAGCTCGCGGCGCTCAACCTGGCCGCCCGGCTGCTGCCGCCGGGGGAGGCGTACCTCGAGGTCGGCACGCTCAAGGGCCGGTCGATGGCGGGGGCGCTGCTGGACGCGCCGGATCGTACGTACGTGGCGGTGGAGAGCTTCCGCGAGTTCGGCATGCTGGCCGAGGCGTCCCGGGTCGAGCTGCTGGCCAACCTGGCCCGGCACGGCGCCGGGCACCGGCTGGTCCTGCGGGACGGCGACTGCTTCGCCGTGCTGGCCCGGCCCGGTGCGGTGCCGGAGCCGGTAGGGGTCTACTTCTACGACGGCGCGCACACCGGCCTGGCCCATTACCTGGCTCTGGGCGTGGTCGAGCCGCTGCTGGCCGACGAGGCCCTGGTGCTGGTGGACGACTCGTCGTACCCGATGGTCGAGGCGGCGACCCGCCGCTACCTGGACCGGCACCCGGGCTGGACCGTGCTGCGGGACATCCGGGCCGCGGGAGACCACGACCCGCGCTGGGCGAACGGCCTGCTCGTGCTCGCCTGGCGACGGCCCGCCGGGGCGCCGCGCCGCGTGAGCGTGGACGTGCGGTGGCGGCGGCTGGTGCAGGTGTACGCCCGCGGTCCGGCCACCTCGCTGGTCTGGCGCGCGCTGAACCGCTGGCCCGGGCTGGTGCCGGCGGCGACCCGGCTGGTGCCGAAGCGGTCCCGGACCGTCGCGCAGCCGGACCCGGTGCGGCCCGGCGGGACGGACTAG
- a CDS encoding acyltransferase family protein, translating into MTSATGLRYRPGLDGIRAVAVLAVLLYHGQVGWARGGFLGVDVFFVLSGYLITGLLLTEWRRWGSIDLRRFWLRRARRLLPALFLLLTVVSVGAAALASPAQRGALRGDALATLGYVANWRFVLAGRSYFAQYDDPSPLRHMWSLGIEEQFYLLYPLLLIGLLSLGLRRRGLAAVLGLGALASAGLAALLYQPGADPSRVYYGTDTRLQALLVGAVAAVLAGEVSTRNRRPAAYVSMAGREVPLPGRGSSGLFALAGLGVLLVAARDTAGWLYQGGFLLVAALAVVVVLSAADDRSTTARLLSWEPLRRIGLVSYGLYLWHWPVYVVLTPDRVGAHGPALLVLRLAVTGLLATASYVLVERPVRAGALGRRWPARRLRPLIAGVLVAVVAVVLGGTAGAGPPAGAPTAPAAAQQRGSDDVAAYLLGDSVPYSLRIGFRPETVPGLFVAGSTQLGCGLIPVPLAVDGQPKTIDARCRPWDAAWPADVTAVNPDVAVLFPGIGEQFDQVVGGRIVTFGTPAYEQHLVRVLDSDTRRLGVGRRPVALVTVGCHQVPDSGLSPDPAIINDESRVRWLNGVLTRYAARQGGRVTLLDLHGFLCADGYAATRDGVTLRSDGLHFSGAGAAVVWRWLGPQLIQLAGRN; encoded by the coding sequence GTGACGTCGGCGACGGGGCTGCGCTACCGGCCCGGGCTCGACGGCATCCGGGCGGTCGCGGTGCTGGCCGTGCTGCTCTACCACGGTCAGGTCGGCTGGGCCCGCGGCGGATTCCTCGGCGTGGACGTGTTCTTCGTGCTCAGCGGCTACCTCATCACGGGGCTGTTGCTGACCGAGTGGCGGCGGTGGGGATCGATCGACCTGCGCCGGTTCTGGTTGCGGCGCGCCCGAAGGCTGCTGCCGGCGCTGTTCCTGCTCCTGACCGTGGTCTCGGTCGGCGCGGCGGCGCTGGCCTCGCCCGCGCAACGGGGGGCGCTGCGCGGCGACGCGCTCGCCACCCTCGGCTACGTCGCCAACTGGCGGTTCGTCCTGGCCGGCCGGTCCTACTTCGCGCAGTACGACGATCCGTCGCCGCTGCGGCACATGTGGTCGCTGGGCATCGAGGAGCAGTTCTATCTGCTCTACCCGCTGCTGCTGATCGGGCTGCTGAGCCTGGGCCTGCGCCGACGTGGGCTCGCCGCCGTACTCGGGCTCGGCGCGCTCGCGTCGGCCGGACTGGCCGCGCTGCTCTACCAGCCGGGCGCCGACCCGTCCCGGGTCTACTACGGCACCGACACCCGCCTGCAGGCGCTGCTGGTCGGCGCCGTCGCCGCCGTGCTGGCGGGCGAGGTGAGCACCCGCAACCGGCGTCCGGCGGCGTACGTGTCGATGGCCGGGCGGGAGGTCCCGCTGCCCGGTCGCGGGTCGAGCGGGCTGTTCGCGCTCGCCGGGCTGGGCGTCCTGCTGGTCGCGGCCCGGGACACCGCGGGCTGGCTCTATCAGGGCGGCTTCCTGCTCGTCGCCGCGCTGGCCGTGGTCGTCGTGCTGAGCGCGGCGGACGACCGGTCGACCACGGCCCGGCTGCTGTCCTGGGAGCCGCTGCGTCGCATCGGCCTGGTCTCCTATGGGCTCTACCTCTGGCACTGGCCGGTCTACGTCGTGCTCACCCCCGACCGGGTCGGCGCCCACGGCCCCGCGTTGCTGGTCCTCCGGCTCGCGGTCACCGGACTGCTCGCCACCGCGTCGTACGTGCTGGTCGAACGGCCGGTCCGGGCCGGCGCGCTCGGCCGGCGCTGGCCCGCGCGGCGGCTGCGCCCGCTGATCGCCGGCGTCCTGGTCGCCGTCGTCGCGGTCGTTCTCGGCGGTACCGCCGGGGCCGGGCCGCCCGCCGGGGCGCCGACCGCTCCGGCCGCGGCCCAGCAGCGCGGGTCGGACGACGTCGCCGCCTACCTGCTGGGTGACTCGGTGCCGTACAGCCTGCGGATCGGGTTCCGGCCCGAGACCGTGCCGGGGCTGTTCGTGGCCGGCAGTACCCAGCTCGGGTGCGGGTTGATCCCGGTGCCGCTGGCGGTGGACGGCCAGCCCAAGACGATCGACGCGCGATGCCGGCCGTGGGACGCCGCCTGGCCGGCCGACGTGACCGCGGTGAACCCGGACGTCGCCGTGCTCTTCCCCGGCATCGGCGAGCAGTTCGACCAGGTCGTGGGCGGCCGGATCGTCACGTTCGGCACTCCCGCGTACGAGCAGCACCTGGTCCGGGTGCTCGACTCCGACACCCGCCGGCTCGGCGTCGGCCGGCGGCCGGTCGCGCTGGTCACGGTCGGCTGCCACCAGGTGCCCGACAGCGGGCTCAGCCCCGACCCCGCGATCATCAACGACGAGTCCCGGGTGCGCTGGCTCAACGGGGTGCTGACCCGGTACGCCGCCCGCCAGGGCGGCCGGGTCACACTGCTGGACCTGCACGGCTTCCTCTGCGCCGACGGCTACGCCGCGACCCGCGACGGTGTCACGCTGCGCTCGGACGGCCTGCACTTCAGCGGGGCCGGAGCGGCCGTGGTCTGGCGCTGGCTGGGCCCGCAGCTGATCCAGCTGGCCGGCCGGAACTAG
- a CDS encoding GHMP kinase has translation MVRARAPLRLSFAGGGTDVAPFPETEGGVVLSATINRYAYGSLTPRQDARISVHSLDLGVSLDFDARDEPTFDGRLDLVKAAVRRLGGDTAGFDLLLQSNAPPGSGLGSSSTMLVALVGLLREHHRLPLTDYEVADLAYQAERVDLRIRGGHQDHYAATFGGFNFIEFGERVIVNPLRVRDAVVDELQLNLLLCYTGTTRQSSKIIEDQSARLAGGELETLEGLRAQKELAVAMKSALLRGELPEFGSLLGEAWKQKKRMSPLIATDFIEEAYDVAMRAGALGGKVTGAGGGGYILFYCDFARKHRLAAALTRMGGVVTDFAFEPKGLTTWRA, from the coding sequence GTGGTCAGAGCTCGAGCGCCGTTGCGGCTCAGCTTCGCGGGTGGCGGGACCGACGTGGCGCCGTTCCCGGAGACCGAGGGCGGCGTCGTCCTGTCCGCCACCATCAACCGGTACGCGTACGGCTCGCTGACGCCCCGCCAGGACGCCCGGATCTCCGTGCACTCGCTCGACCTCGGCGTCTCGCTCGACTTCGACGCGCGCGACGAGCCGACGTTCGACGGCCGGCTGGACCTGGTCAAGGCGGCGGTCCGGCGGCTCGGCGGCGACACGGCCGGCTTCGACCTGCTGCTGCAGTCCAACGCGCCGCCCGGGTCCGGGCTGGGCTCGTCCTCGACGATGCTCGTCGCGCTGGTCGGCCTGCTGCGCGAGCACCACCGGCTGCCGCTGACCGACTACGAGGTGGCCGATCTCGCGTACCAGGCCGAGCGGGTCGACCTCCGGATCCGCGGCGGGCACCAGGACCACTACGCGGCCACGTTCGGCGGCTTCAACTTCATCGAGTTCGGCGAGCGGGTGATCGTCAACCCGCTGCGGGTGCGGGACGCGGTCGTCGACGAGCTCCAGCTGAACCTGCTGCTCTGCTACACCGGCACCACCCGGCAGTCCTCGAAGATCATCGAGGACCAGAGCGCGCGGCTGGCCGGCGGCGAGCTCGAGACGCTGGAGGGACTGCGGGCGCAGAAGGAGCTCGCGGTCGCGATGAAATCGGCGCTGCTGCGGGGTGAGCTGCCCGAGTTCGGCTCGCTGCTGGGCGAGGCCTGGAAGCAGAAGAAGCGGATGTCGCCGCTCATCGCCACCGACTTCATCGAGGAGGCGTACGACGTGGCGATGCGGGCCGGCGCGCTCGGCGGCAAGGTCACCGGGGCCGGGGGCGGCGGTTACATCCTCTTCTACTGCGACTTCGCCAGGAAGCACCGGCTGGCGGCGGCGCTGACCCGGATGGGTGGCGTCGTCACCGACTTCGCGTTCGAGCCCAAGGGGCTGACCACCTGGCGCGCGTGA